The proteins below come from a single Aptenodytes patagonicus chromosome 2, bAptPat1.pri.cur, whole genome shotgun sequence genomic window:
- the DPH3 gene encoding diphthamide biosynthesis protein 3: MSVFHDEVEIEDFEYDEETETYSYPCPCGDRFLITREDLENGEDVATCPSCSLILRVIYDQEQFMRDEVVAEPLTNKELIKC; encoded by the exons ATGTCGGTCTTCCACGATGAGGTGGAGATCGAGGACTTCGAGTACGATGAGGAGACTGAGACCTACAGCTACCCGTGCCCTTGCGGAGACCGCTTCCTCATCACGCGG GAGGACCTGGAGAACGGCGAGGACGTGGCCacctgccccagctgctccctgaTCCTGCGCGTCATTTACGACCAG GAACAGTTCATGCGTGATGAAGTCGTTGCAGAACCTTTGACAAACAAGGAATTGATTAAGTGCTGA